A region from the Medicago truncatula cultivar Jemalong A17 chromosome 6, MtrunA17r5.0-ANR, whole genome shotgun sequence genome encodes:
- the LOC120576136 gene encoding cytochrome P450 71D11 gives MAFQILSFFTIFMFMIIALKIRNHYKKYDFGKNIPPGPWKLPILGNILHLVATNPPRRLRDLAKKYGPLMHLQLGEIFFIVISSPEVAKEVLKTHDIIFASRPHLLATDIASYNSMDIAFSPYGDYWRQLRKICAIELLSTRRVKSLWPVRQKEINSLLKKIASNEGSEFNLTEEVMSTMYTFTSKAAFGKKYLEQEEFISVVKQLIKLAGGFYIGDLFPSAQWIQNISGLKPKLEKLSQQVDRILGHIITDHKEKISRRENEGLPEAEEDLIDCLLKFVESGSDMDFELTIDNVKAIILDVFSAGSETAATTVNWAMAEMIKDPRILKKAQAEVRNGFDRRGMVDEATIAEFKYLKSIIKESLRLHPSVPLLLPRESREACEINGYRIPVKSRVLINAWAMGRDPKYWNDPDKFYPERFIDSSIDFSGTNFEFIPFGAGRRICPGMNYGLANVEQVLALLLYHFDWKLPNGMKNEELELGEEFGVTMARKGDLYLIPITSHQSLVI, from the exons ATGGCTTTTCAAATTCTAagttttttcactatttttatgTTCATGATAATTGCACTCAAAATTAGGAATCATTACAAAAAATATGACTTCGGTAAAAATATACCTCCAGGGCCATGGAAGCTACCCATTTTAGGAAATATTCTCCATCTTGTTGCAACAAACCCACCTAGAAGATTAAGAGATTTAGCCAAAAAATATGGACCCTTGATGCATCTTCAACTTGGTGAGATCTTTTTCATTGTTATTTCTTCACCGGAAGTTGCAAAGGAGGTTTTAAAAACACATGATATTATCTTTGCATCAAGGCCTCATCTTCTTGCCACAGACATAGCATCTTACAATTCAATGGATATAGCTTTTTCACCTTATGGTGATTATTGGAGACAACTTAGAAAGATTTGTGCTATTGAGCTATTAAGCACAAGAAGAGTCAAATCTCTTTGGCCAGTAAGACAAAAAGAGATCAATTCTCTCCTAAAGAAGATTGCTTCAAATGAAGGATCAGAGTTCAATCTCACTGAAGAAGTTATGTCAACGATGTATACATTCACTTCAAAGGCTGCATTTGGTAAGAAATATTTGGAACAAGAAGAGTTCATATCAgttgtaaaacaacttataaaactTGCTGGAGGGTTCTATATTGGTGACTTGTTTCCTTCAGCTCAATGGATTCAAAATATATCTGGattgaagcctaagcttgaGAAGTTAAGCCAACAAGTAGACAGGATACTGGGCCATATCATCACTGACCATAAAGAGAAAATTTCAAGAAGAGAAAACGAAGGTTTGCCTGAAGCTGAGGAAGATCTGATTGATTGTCTCCTAAAATTTGTGGAAAGTGGCAGTGACATGGATTTTGAATTAACTATTGATAATGTCAAGGCTATAATTCTG GATGTGTTCTCTGCGGGAAGTGAGACTGCAGCAACTACTGTTAATTGGGCAATGGCTGAGATGATAAAGGATCCAagaattttgaagaaagcaCAAGCTGAAGTAAGAAATGGATTTGATAGGAGAGGAATGGTTGATGAAGCTACGATTGCTGagttcaaatatttaaaatcaatcatcaaAGAGTCATTAAGATTACACCCTTCCGTTCCTCTCCTTCTTCCAAGGGAAAGTCGAGAAGCTTGTGAGATTAATGGCTATCGTATACCTGTAAAAAGTAGAGTCCTAATAAATGCTTGGGCAATGGGAAGGGATCCTAAATATTGGAATGACCCAGATAAGTTTTATCCTGAAAGGTTTATTGATAGCTCTATTGATTTCTCAGGAACTAATTTTGAGTTCATTCCATTTGGTGCTGGTAGGAGAATTTGTCCCGGCATGAACTATGGTTTGGCTAATGTAGAGCAGGTCCTTGCACTTTTATTGTATCATTTTGATTGGAAACTTCCCAATGGAATGAAAAACGAGGAATTAGAGTTGGGAGAAGAGTTTGGAGTTACTATGGCAAGAAAGGGTGACCTTTACTTGATTCCCATTACATCTCATCAGTCGCTTGTAATCTAA